One Cyclopterus lumpus isolate fCycLum1 chromosome 7, fCycLum1.pri, whole genome shotgun sequence DNA window includes the following coding sequences:
- the LOC117733742 gene encoding protein kinase C-binding protein 1-like isoform X9: protein MHPQSLAEEEIKTESDVVEGMEASVRSKVPDPPGSAERTAAPQKRKVSSPTHSSNGHSPSDTSPSPVKRKKKPGAVNCHSKDQKITVAECIETQSKAMTMLTIDQLSYLLKFALQKIKQPGTEPFQKPVALEQHPDYAEYIFHPMDLSTLEKNIKKKMYGCTEAFLADMKWILHNCIIYNGGNHKLTATAKVIVKICEHEMNEIEVCPECYLSSCQKRDNWFCEPCSQPHPLVWAKLKGFPFWPAKALRDKDGQVDARFFGQHDRAWVPINNCYLMSKEIPFSVKKTKSIFNSAMQEMEVYVENIRKKFGVFNYAPFRTPFTPNNQLQMLLDPSNPSAGTVKTEKLDKLRFNFDITASPKMVLGKSSTPSGMSRRVSLTDMPRSPMSTNSSIHTGSDGEQDMEKPGRNPAFHYSTGEESMDCTASPVSGKMGSSGNAAGSPKPFNPGLVPKQERTAGTGGILNLNLDRVKAEMDLKELSETVQQQQQQHQQQQGASASLPTPKRHIRSLDKTIESCKAQLGIDEISEDVYKGVDHSDSDDSEKSDSSDSEYLSDEEHKPKSSVQDDQDKADRKRPKANADGENKEGVPGKADKPTPELLQGASGPERGLQDKPRTPQLQPLADKPKAQDEGRAAAAAAAAATSAAEQDSDSERELVIDLGDEHGGRDSKRARREPPGASAAKTLKEPGVAKLEGKLPSSAAAAAPSRESAPNLKDTLQPAITAAINLVSTAASGQPSGTTATGGSTSSAPSPASVSATSPIPAAVKKQRPLLPKETAQAVQRAVVWNPTKFQTSSQKWHMQKVQRQQQHGDQSPVETPAQSPGPQQLQSQQQNSSSTRYQTRQAAKVQKDVPQSTSSSTAAQVTSGSSSSGDVQIPTGSAEVAADITKYTNKIMDTIKGTMTEIYNDLSKNTSGNTIAEIRRLRIEIEKLQWLHQQELSEMKHNLELTIAEMRQSLEQERERLVAEVKKQTEVEKQQAVDETKKKQWCANCRKEAIFYCCWNTSYCDYPCQQAHWPEHMKSCTQSATASSQQEPEADSNASPSVKSSSPSLAKQIPTPAAGPLSDKSNSPTCIDKSKDGAGVTVVT from the exons TCTGGCTGAGGAGGAGATAAAAACGGAGTCTGATGTGGTAGAGGGGATGGAGGCGTCTGTACGATCCAAAG TCCCTGATCCACCGGGGTCAGCGGAACGAACCGCGGCACCACAGAAGAGAAAGGTGTCCAGTCCCACCCACTCCTCCAACGGACACTCTCCCTCGGACACCTCCCCCAGCCCCGTCAAGAGAAAGAAGAAGCCCGGGGCCGTCAACTGTCACAGCAAAGACCAG AAAATAACTGTCGCTGAATGCATCGAAACCCAGAGCAAGGCAATGACAATGCTGACAATAGACCAACTCTCCTACTTGCTCAAATTTGCACTTCAAAAGATTAAACAGCCTGGG ACTGAGCCTTTTCAGAAACCTGTGGCTCTGGAACAGCACCCGGATTATGCAGAGTACATTTTCCACCCCATGGACCTGTCTACTTTAGAAAAG AatatcaaaaagaaaatgtatggcTGCACTGAGGCCTTTCTTGCTGACATGAAATGGATCTTACACAATTGCATCATCTACAATGGAG gtaaTCACAAATTAACAGCGACGGCAAAAGTCATCGTCAAGATTTGCGAACATGAG atGAATGAGATTGAGGTGTGTCCAGAGTGCTACCTGTCTTCATGCCAAAAAAGGGACAACTGGTTTTGTGAGCCATGT AGTCAACCCCACCCTCTGGTCTGGGCTAAGCTAAAGGGCTTTCCCTTCTGGCCAGCAAAAGCACTTCGGGACAAGGACGGACAGGTAGACGCACGCTTCTTTGGGCAACATGACAG GGCCTGGGTCCCTATCAACAACTGCTACCTCATGTCCAAAGAGATCCCTTTCTCCgtgaagaagacaaagagcATTTTCAACAGCGCCATGCAAGAGATGGAGGTTTACGTGGAGAACATTCGCAAGAAATTTGGGGTATTCAACTATGCACCGTTCCGCACTCCCTTCACGCCCAACAACCAGCTCCAGATGCTACTGGACCCCTCCAACCCCAGTGCCGGGACCGTGAAAACGGAGAAACTGGATAAACTTCGCTTCAACTTCGATATAACCGCGTCTCCGAAGATGGTCCTCGGCAAGAGTTCCACGCCCAGTGGCATGAGTCGGAGGGTCTCGTTGACGGACATGCCTCGGTCTCCCATGAGCACCAACTCCTCGATTCACACGGGGTCCGATGGGGAGCAGGATATGGAAAAGCCCGGCAGGAATCCTGCCTTCCACTACAGCACTGGAGAGGAATCGATGGACTGCACTG CATCTCCAGTCTCCGGGAAGATGGGTTCTTCAGGCAACGCGGCAGGCAGCCCGAAGCCCTTCAACCCCGGACTGGTCCCCAAGCAGGAGAGGACCGCAGGCACAGGCGGCATCCTCAATCTCAACCTGG ATCGGGTGAAGGCTGAGATGGATCTGAAGGAGCTGAGTGAGACcgtgcaacaacaacagcagcaacatcagCAACAACAAGGAGCGTCGGCTTCCCTTCCCACCCCAAAGAGACACATCAGGAGCCTGGACAAGACGATTGAGAGCTGCAAGGCACAGCTCG GGATAGACGAGATCTCTGAAGACGTGTACAAAGGTGTGGATCACAGCGACTCTGACGACTCTGAGAAATCGGACTCGAGTGACAGCGAGTATCTCAGCGACGAGGAACACAAGCCAAAGAGCTCCGTCCAGGACGACCAGGACAAAGCGGATAGAAAAAGGCCCAAAGCGAACGCGGATGGAGAGAATAAGGAGGGAGTTCCAGGGAAAGCGGATAAACCCACCCCTGAACTTCTGCAGGGCGCCAGCGGCCCTGAAAGGGGCCTCCAGGACAAGCCCAGGACGCCCCAGTTGCAGCCCCTCGCTGACAAACCCAAAGCCCAAGATGAGGGCAGGgcagcagccgccgccgccgctgctgccaCATCGGCGGCTGAGCAGGACTCTGATTCTGAAAGAGAGCTGGTGATCGACCTGGGCGACGAACATGGAGGCCGTGACTCAAAGAGGGCGAGAAGAGAACCGCCGGGAGCTTCCGCGGCGAAAACTCTCAAAGAGCCCGGTGTTGCCAAGCTGGAAG GTAAACTGccttcctctgcagcagcagctgctccatCACGTGAATCCGCCCCTAACCTGAAGGACACTTTGCAACCCGCCATCACAGCAGCCATCAACCTTGTTTCCACCGCAGCTTCCGGCCAGCCCAGTGGCACCACAGCCACCGGCGGATCCACCAGCAGCGCACCCTCTCCCGCCTCGGTCTCCGCAACATCCCCAATCCCCGCGGCTGTAAAGAAACAGCGCCCTCTACTGCCCAAAGAGACGGCTCAGGCCGTGCAGCGGGCGGTGGTTTGGAATCCAACCAAATTTCAGACCTCCTCCCAGAAGTGGCACATGCAGAAGgtgcagcggcagcagcagcatggagATCAGTCACCAGTGGAGACGCCGGCCCAGAGTCCGGGGCCTCAGCAGCTGCAGTCCCAACAGCAGAACTCCTCCAGTACCCGCTATCAGACCAGACAAGCTGCCAAGG TGCAAAAGGACGTGCCTCAGAGTACTTCCTCCTCAACAGCTGCCCAGGTCACATCTGGCAGCTCCTCGTCAGGAGACGTGCAGATCCCCACAGGCTCAGCAGAGGTGGCTGCGGATATCACCAAGTACACAAATAAA ATTATGGACACGATAAAAGGGACAATGACTGAAATCTACAACGATCTTTCAAAAAACACATCAGGAAACACAATTGCGGAG ATTCGCCGGCTAAGGATAGAGATTGAGAAGCTCCAGTGGCTGCATCAACAAGAGTTATCGGAGATGAAGCACAATCTTG AACTGACGATTGCAGAGATGAGGCAGAGCCTGGAGCAGGAAAGGGAACGCTTGGTGGCCGAGGTGAAAAAGCAGACGGAGGTGGAAAAGCAGCAGGCGGTGGACGAGACCAAAAAGAAACAGTGGTGCGCTAATTGCAGGAAGGAGGCCATCTTCTATTGCTGCTGGAATACCAGTTACTGTGATTACCCCTGCCAGCAAGCCCACTGGCCAGAACACATGAAGTCCTGCACACAGTCAG CCACAGCTTCTTCGCAGCAGGAGCCAGAAGCGGATTCCAACGCGAGCCCTTCAGTCAAGTCATCGAGCCCCTCTCTCGCCAAGCAGATCCCGACCCCTGCAGCGGGACCCTTATCAGACAAAAGCAACTCTCCCACGTGCATTGACAAGAGCAAGGACGGTGCTGGCGTTACCGTGGTGACCTAA
- the LOC117733742 gene encoding protein kinase C-binding protein 1-like isoform X1 translates to MGERGEGSKLWPPFSVTREPCSSLTGVESKGIDLAEEEIKTESDVVEGMEASVRSKVPDPPGSAERTAAPQKRKVSSPTHSSNGHSPSDTSPSPVKRKKKPGAVNCHSKDQSELRHGPFYYMKQPALTTDPVDVVPQDGRNDFYCWLCHREGQVLCCELCPRVYHAKCLKLPAEPEGDWFCPECEKITVAECIETQSKAMTMLTIDQLSYLLKFALQKIKQPGTEPFQKPVALEQHPDYAEYIFHPMDLSTLEKNIKKKMYGCTEAFLADMKWILHNCIIYNGGNHKLTATAKVIVKICEHEMNEIEVCPECYLSSCQKRDNWFCEPCSQPHPLVWAKLKGFPFWPAKALRDKDGQVDARFFGQHDRAWVPINNCYLMSKEIPFSVKKTKSIFNSAMQEMEVYVENIRKKFGVFNYAPFRTPFTPNNQLQMLLDPSNPSAGTVKTEKLDKLRFNFDITASPKMVLGKSSTPSGMSRRVSLTDMPRSPMSTNSSIHTGSDGEQDMEKPGRNPAFHYSTGEESMDCTASPVSGKMGSSGNAAGSPKPFNPGLVPKQERTAGTGGILNLNLDRVKAEMDLKELSETVQQQQQQHQQQQGASASLPTPKRHIRSLDKTIESCKAQLGIDEISEDVYKGVDHSDSDDSEKSDSSDSEYLSDEEHKPKSSVQDDQDKADRKRPKANADGENKEGVPGKADKPTPELLQGASGPERGLQDKPRTPQLQPLADKPKAQDEGRAAAAAAAAATSAAEQDSDSERELVIDLGDEHGGRDSKRARREPPGASAAKTLKEPGVAKLEGKLPSSAAAAAPSRESAPNLKDTLQPAITAAINLVSTAASGQPSGTTATGGSTSSAPSPASVSATSPIPAAVKKQRPLLPKETAQAVQRAVVWNPTKFQTSSQKWHMQKVQRQQQHGDQSPVETPAQSPGPQQLQSQQQNSSSTRYQTRQAAKVQKDVPQSTSSSTAAQVTSGSSSSGDVQIPTGSAEVAADITKYTNKIMDTIKGTMTEIYNDLSKNTSGNTIAEIRRLRIEIEKLQWLHQQELSEMKHNLELTIAEMRQSLEQERERLVAEVKKQTEVEKQQAVDETKKKQWCANCRKEAIFYCCWNTSYCDYPCQQAHWPEHMKSCTQSATASSQQEPEADSNASPSVKSSSPSLAKQIPTPAAGPLSDKSNSPTCIDKSKDGAGVTVVT, encoded by the exons TCTGGCTGAGGAGGAGATAAAAACGGAGTCTGATGTGGTAGAGGGGATGGAGGCGTCTGTACGATCCAAAG TCCCTGATCCACCGGGGTCAGCGGAACGAACCGCGGCACCACAGAAGAGAAAGGTGTCCAGTCCCACCCACTCCTCCAACGGACACTCTCCCTCGGACACCTCCCCCAGCCCCGTCAAGAGAAAGAAGAAGCCCGGGGCCGTCAACTGTCACAGCAAAGACCAG TCAGAGCTAAGACATGGTCCCTTTTACTATATGAAGCAGCCGGCACTCACCACAGACCCTGTTGATGTTGTGCCGCAGGACGGAAGGAATGACTTCTACTGCTGGCTGTGCCACCGCGAGGGCCAGGTGCTCTGCTGTGAGCTCTGCCCCAGGGTGTACCACGCCAAGTGCCTCAAACTACCAGCCGAGCCCGAGGGCGACTGGTTCTGTCCAGAGTGTGAG AAAATAACTGTCGCTGAATGCATCGAAACCCAGAGCAAGGCAATGACAATGCTGACAATAGACCAACTCTCCTACTTGCTCAAATTTGCACTTCAAAAGATTAAACAGCCTGGG ACTGAGCCTTTTCAGAAACCTGTGGCTCTGGAACAGCACCCGGATTATGCAGAGTACATTTTCCACCCCATGGACCTGTCTACTTTAGAAAAG AatatcaaaaagaaaatgtatggcTGCACTGAGGCCTTTCTTGCTGACATGAAATGGATCTTACACAATTGCATCATCTACAATGGAG gtaaTCACAAATTAACAGCGACGGCAAAAGTCATCGTCAAGATTTGCGAACATGAG atGAATGAGATTGAGGTGTGTCCAGAGTGCTACCTGTCTTCATGCCAAAAAAGGGACAACTGGTTTTGTGAGCCATGT AGTCAACCCCACCCTCTGGTCTGGGCTAAGCTAAAGGGCTTTCCCTTCTGGCCAGCAAAAGCACTTCGGGACAAGGACGGACAGGTAGACGCACGCTTCTTTGGGCAACATGACAG GGCCTGGGTCCCTATCAACAACTGCTACCTCATGTCCAAAGAGATCCCTTTCTCCgtgaagaagacaaagagcATTTTCAACAGCGCCATGCAAGAGATGGAGGTTTACGTGGAGAACATTCGCAAGAAATTTGGGGTATTCAACTATGCACCGTTCCGCACTCCCTTCACGCCCAACAACCAGCTCCAGATGCTACTGGACCCCTCCAACCCCAGTGCCGGGACCGTGAAAACGGAGAAACTGGATAAACTTCGCTTCAACTTCGATATAACCGCGTCTCCGAAGATGGTCCTCGGCAAGAGTTCCACGCCCAGTGGCATGAGTCGGAGGGTCTCGTTGACGGACATGCCTCGGTCTCCCATGAGCACCAACTCCTCGATTCACACGGGGTCCGATGGGGAGCAGGATATGGAAAAGCCCGGCAGGAATCCTGCCTTCCACTACAGCACTGGAGAGGAATCGATGGACTGCACTG CATCTCCAGTCTCCGGGAAGATGGGTTCTTCAGGCAACGCGGCAGGCAGCCCGAAGCCCTTCAACCCCGGACTGGTCCCCAAGCAGGAGAGGACCGCAGGCACAGGCGGCATCCTCAATCTCAACCTGG ATCGGGTGAAGGCTGAGATGGATCTGAAGGAGCTGAGTGAGACcgtgcaacaacaacagcagcaacatcagCAACAACAAGGAGCGTCGGCTTCCCTTCCCACCCCAAAGAGACACATCAGGAGCCTGGACAAGACGATTGAGAGCTGCAAGGCACAGCTCG GGATAGACGAGATCTCTGAAGACGTGTACAAAGGTGTGGATCACAGCGACTCTGACGACTCTGAGAAATCGGACTCGAGTGACAGCGAGTATCTCAGCGACGAGGAACACAAGCCAAAGAGCTCCGTCCAGGACGACCAGGACAAAGCGGATAGAAAAAGGCCCAAAGCGAACGCGGATGGAGAGAATAAGGAGGGAGTTCCAGGGAAAGCGGATAAACCCACCCCTGAACTTCTGCAGGGCGCCAGCGGCCCTGAAAGGGGCCTCCAGGACAAGCCCAGGACGCCCCAGTTGCAGCCCCTCGCTGACAAACCCAAAGCCCAAGATGAGGGCAGGgcagcagccgccgccgccgctgctgccaCATCGGCGGCTGAGCAGGACTCTGATTCTGAAAGAGAGCTGGTGATCGACCTGGGCGACGAACATGGAGGCCGTGACTCAAAGAGGGCGAGAAGAGAACCGCCGGGAGCTTCCGCGGCGAAAACTCTCAAAGAGCCCGGTGTTGCCAAGCTGGAAG GTAAACTGccttcctctgcagcagcagctgctccatCACGTGAATCCGCCCCTAACCTGAAGGACACTTTGCAACCCGCCATCACAGCAGCCATCAACCTTGTTTCCACCGCAGCTTCCGGCCAGCCCAGTGGCACCACAGCCACCGGCGGATCCACCAGCAGCGCACCCTCTCCCGCCTCGGTCTCCGCAACATCCCCAATCCCCGCGGCTGTAAAGAAACAGCGCCCTCTACTGCCCAAAGAGACGGCTCAGGCCGTGCAGCGGGCGGTGGTTTGGAATCCAACCAAATTTCAGACCTCCTCCCAGAAGTGGCACATGCAGAAGgtgcagcggcagcagcagcatggagATCAGTCACCAGTGGAGACGCCGGCCCAGAGTCCGGGGCCTCAGCAGCTGCAGTCCCAACAGCAGAACTCCTCCAGTACCCGCTATCAGACCAGACAAGCTGCCAAGG TGCAAAAGGACGTGCCTCAGAGTACTTCCTCCTCAACAGCTGCCCAGGTCACATCTGGCAGCTCCTCGTCAGGAGACGTGCAGATCCCCACAGGCTCAGCAGAGGTGGCTGCGGATATCACCAAGTACACAAATAAA ATTATGGACACGATAAAAGGGACAATGACTGAAATCTACAACGATCTTTCAAAAAACACATCAGGAAACACAATTGCGGAG ATTCGCCGGCTAAGGATAGAGATTGAGAAGCTCCAGTGGCTGCATCAACAAGAGTTATCGGAGATGAAGCACAATCTTG AACTGACGATTGCAGAGATGAGGCAGAGCCTGGAGCAGGAAAGGGAACGCTTGGTGGCCGAGGTGAAAAAGCAGACGGAGGTGGAAAAGCAGCAGGCGGTGGACGAGACCAAAAAGAAACAGTGGTGCGCTAATTGCAGGAAGGAGGCCATCTTCTATTGCTGCTGGAATACCAGTTACTGTGATTACCCCTGCCAGCAAGCCCACTGGCCAGAACACATGAAGTCCTGCACACAGTCAG CCACAGCTTCTTCGCAGCAGGAGCCAGAAGCGGATTCCAACGCGAGCCCTTCAGTCAAGTCATCGAGCCCCTCTCTCGCCAAGCAGATCCCGACCCCTGCAGCGGGACCCTTATCAGACAAAAGCAACTCTCCCACGTGCATTGACAAGAGCAAGGACGGTGCTGGCGTTACCGTGGTGACCTAA
- the LOC117733742 gene encoding protein kinase C-binding protein 1-like isoform X7 — MHPQSLAEEEIKTESDVVEGMEASVRSKVPDPPGSAERTAAPQKRKVSSPTHSSNGHSPSDTSPSPVKRKKKPGAVNCHSKDQDGRNDFYCWLCHREGQVLCCELCPRVYHAKCLKLPAEPEGDWFCPECEKITVAECIETQSKAMTMLTIDQLSYLLKFALQKIKQPGTEPFQKPVALEQHPDYAEYIFHPMDLSTLEKNIKKKMYGCTEAFLADMKWILHNCIIYNGGNHKLTATAKVIVKICEHEMNEIEVCPECYLSSCQKRDNWFCEPCSQPHPLVWAKLKGFPFWPAKALRDKDGQVDARFFGQHDRAWVPINNCYLMSKEIPFSVKKTKSIFNSAMQEMEVYVENIRKKFGVFNYAPFRTPFTPNNQLQMLLDPSNPSAGTVKTEKLDKLRFNFDITASPKMVLGKSSTPSGMSRRVSLTDMPRSPMSTNSSIHTGSDGEQDMEKPGRNPAFHYSTGEESMDCTASPVSGKMGSSGNAAGSPKPFNPGLVPKQERTAGTGGILNLNLDRVKAEMDLKELSETVQQQQQQHQQQQGASASLPTPKRHIRSLDKTIESCKAQLGIDEISEDVYKGVDHSDSDDSEKSDSSDSEYLSDEEHKPKSSVQDDQDKADRKRPKANADGENKEGVPGKADKPTPELLQGASGPERGLQDKPRTPQLQPLADKPKAQDEGRAAAAAAAAATSAAEQDSDSERELVIDLGDEHGGRDSKRARREPPGASAAKTLKEPGVAKLEGKLPSSAAAAAPSRESAPNLKDTLQPAITAAINLVSTAASGQPSGTTATGGSTSSAPSPASVSATSPIPAAVKKQRPLLPKETAQAVQRAVVWNPTKFQTSSQKWHMQKVQRQQQHGDQSPVETPAQSPGPQQLQSQQQNSSSTRYQTRQAAKVQKDVPQSTSSSTAAQVTSGSSSSGDVQIPTGSAEVAADITKYTNKIMDTIKGTMTEIYNDLSKNTSGNTIAEIRRLRIEIEKLQWLHQQELSEMKHNLELTIAEMRQSLEQERERLVAEVKKQTEVEKQQAVDETKKKQWCANCRKEAIFYCCWNTSYCDYPCQQAHWPEHMKSCTQSATASSQQEPEADSNASPSVKSSSPSLAKQIPTPAAGPLSDKSNSPTCIDKSKDGAGVTVVT, encoded by the exons TCTGGCTGAGGAGGAGATAAAAACGGAGTCTGATGTGGTAGAGGGGATGGAGGCGTCTGTACGATCCAAAG TCCCTGATCCACCGGGGTCAGCGGAACGAACCGCGGCACCACAGAAGAGAAAGGTGTCCAGTCCCACCCACTCCTCCAACGGACACTCTCCCTCGGACACCTCCCCCAGCCCCGTCAAGAGAAAGAAGAAGCCCGGGGCCGTCAACTGTCACAGCAAAGACCAG GACGGAAGGAATGACTTCTACTGCTGGCTGTGCCACCGCGAGGGCCAGGTGCTCTGCTGTGAGCTCTGCCCCAGGGTGTACCACGCCAAGTGCCTCAAACTACCAGCCGAGCCCGAGGGCGACTGGTTCTGTCCAGAGTGTGAG AAAATAACTGTCGCTGAATGCATCGAAACCCAGAGCAAGGCAATGACAATGCTGACAATAGACCAACTCTCCTACTTGCTCAAATTTGCACTTCAAAAGATTAAACAGCCTGGG ACTGAGCCTTTTCAGAAACCTGTGGCTCTGGAACAGCACCCGGATTATGCAGAGTACATTTTCCACCCCATGGACCTGTCTACTTTAGAAAAG AatatcaaaaagaaaatgtatggcTGCACTGAGGCCTTTCTTGCTGACATGAAATGGATCTTACACAATTGCATCATCTACAATGGAG gtaaTCACAAATTAACAGCGACGGCAAAAGTCATCGTCAAGATTTGCGAACATGAG atGAATGAGATTGAGGTGTGTCCAGAGTGCTACCTGTCTTCATGCCAAAAAAGGGACAACTGGTTTTGTGAGCCATGT AGTCAACCCCACCCTCTGGTCTGGGCTAAGCTAAAGGGCTTTCCCTTCTGGCCAGCAAAAGCACTTCGGGACAAGGACGGACAGGTAGACGCACGCTTCTTTGGGCAACATGACAG GGCCTGGGTCCCTATCAACAACTGCTACCTCATGTCCAAAGAGATCCCTTTCTCCgtgaagaagacaaagagcATTTTCAACAGCGCCATGCAAGAGATGGAGGTTTACGTGGAGAACATTCGCAAGAAATTTGGGGTATTCAACTATGCACCGTTCCGCACTCCCTTCACGCCCAACAACCAGCTCCAGATGCTACTGGACCCCTCCAACCCCAGTGCCGGGACCGTGAAAACGGAGAAACTGGATAAACTTCGCTTCAACTTCGATATAACCGCGTCTCCGAAGATGGTCCTCGGCAAGAGTTCCACGCCCAGTGGCATGAGTCGGAGGGTCTCGTTGACGGACATGCCTCGGTCTCCCATGAGCACCAACTCCTCGATTCACACGGGGTCCGATGGGGAGCAGGATATGGAAAAGCCCGGCAGGAATCCTGCCTTCCACTACAGCACTGGAGAGGAATCGATGGACTGCACTG CATCTCCAGTCTCCGGGAAGATGGGTTCTTCAGGCAACGCGGCAGGCAGCCCGAAGCCCTTCAACCCCGGACTGGTCCCCAAGCAGGAGAGGACCGCAGGCACAGGCGGCATCCTCAATCTCAACCTGG ATCGGGTGAAGGCTGAGATGGATCTGAAGGAGCTGAGTGAGACcgtgcaacaacaacagcagcaacatcagCAACAACAAGGAGCGTCGGCTTCCCTTCCCACCCCAAAGAGACACATCAGGAGCCTGGACAAGACGATTGAGAGCTGCAAGGCACAGCTCG GGATAGACGAGATCTCTGAAGACGTGTACAAAGGTGTGGATCACAGCGACTCTGACGACTCTGAGAAATCGGACTCGAGTGACAGCGAGTATCTCAGCGACGAGGAACACAAGCCAAAGAGCTCCGTCCAGGACGACCAGGACAAAGCGGATAGAAAAAGGCCCAAAGCGAACGCGGATGGAGAGAATAAGGAGGGAGTTCCAGGGAAAGCGGATAAACCCACCCCTGAACTTCTGCAGGGCGCCAGCGGCCCTGAAAGGGGCCTCCAGGACAAGCCCAGGACGCCCCAGTTGCAGCCCCTCGCTGACAAACCCAAAGCCCAAGATGAGGGCAGGgcagcagccgccgccgccgctgctgccaCATCGGCGGCTGAGCAGGACTCTGATTCTGAAAGAGAGCTGGTGATCGACCTGGGCGACGAACATGGAGGCCGTGACTCAAAGAGGGCGAGAAGAGAACCGCCGGGAGCTTCCGCGGCGAAAACTCTCAAAGAGCCCGGTGTTGCCAAGCTGGAAG GTAAACTGccttcctctgcagcagcagctgctccatCACGTGAATCCGCCCCTAACCTGAAGGACACTTTGCAACCCGCCATCACAGCAGCCATCAACCTTGTTTCCACCGCAGCTTCCGGCCAGCCCAGTGGCACCACAGCCACCGGCGGATCCACCAGCAGCGCACCCTCTCCCGCCTCGGTCTCCGCAACATCCCCAATCCCCGCGGCTGTAAAGAAACAGCGCCCTCTACTGCCCAAAGAGACGGCTCAGGCCGTGCAGCGGGCGGTGGTTTGGAATCCAACCAAATTTCAGACCTCCTCCCAGAAGTGGCACATGCAGAAGgtgcagcggcagcagcagcatggagATCAGTCACCAGTGGAGACGCCGGCCCAGAGTCCGGGGCCTCAGCAGCTGCAGTCCCAACAGCAGAACTCCTCCAGTACCCGCTATCAGACCAGACAAGCTGCCAAGG TGCAAAAGGACGTGCCTCAGAGTACTTCCTCCTCAACAGCTGCCCAGGTCACATCTGGCAGCTCCTCGTCAGGAGACGTGCAGATCCCCACAGGCTCAGCAGAGGTGGCTGCGGATATCACCAAGTACACAAATAAA ATTATGGACACGATAAAAGGGACAATGACTGAAATCTACAACGATCTTTCAAAAAACACATCAGGAAACACAATTGCGGAG ATTCGCCGGCTAAGGATAGAGATTGAGAAGCTCCAGTGGCTGCATCAACAAGAGTTATCGGAGATGAAGCACAATCTTG AACTGACGATTGCAGAGATGAGGCAGAGCCTGGAGCAGGAAAGGGAACGCTTGGTGGCCGAGGTGAAAAAGCAGACGGAGGTGGAAAAGCAGCAGGCGGTGGACGAGACCAAAAAGAAACAGTGGTGCGCTAATTGCAGGAAGGAGGCCATCTTCTATTGCTGCTGGAATACCAGTTACTGTGATTACCCCTGCCAGCAAGCCCACTGGCCAGAACACATGAAGTCCTGCACACAGTCAG CCACAGCTTCTTCGCAGCAGGAGCCAGAAGCGGATTCCAACGCGAGCCCTTCAGTCAAGTCATCGAGCCCCTCTCTCGCCAAGCAGATCCCGACCCCTGCAGCGGGACCCTTATCAGACAAAAGCAACTCTCCCACGTGCATTGACAAGAGCAAGGACGGTGCTGGCGTTACCGTGGTGACCTAA